One Trichoplusia ni isolate ovarian cell line Hi5 chromosome 6, tn1, whole genome shotgun sequence DNA segment encodes these proteins:
- the LOC113495364 gene encoding probable small nuclear ribonucleoprotein Sm D2, producing MATTSKPRSEMTLEELAKIEEEEFSTGPLSVLTQSVKNNTQVLINCRNNKKLLGRVKAFDRHCNMVLENVKEMWTEVPRLGKGKKGKAVNKDRFISKMFLRGDSVILVLRNPLATAAGK from the exons AT GGCGACAACGTCGAAGCCCCGCTCAGAGATGACTTTGGAGGAGTTAGCCAAAATTGAGGAAGAAGAATTCAGCACTGGGCCTCTTTCAGTCCTTACACAGTCAGTAAAAAACAACACACAAGTTTTGATCAACTGTCGTAATAACAAAAAGTTGTTGGGACGCGTCAAGGCATTCGACCGGCACTGCAACATGGTACTCGAAAATGTCAAAGAAATGTGGACCGAAGTACCAAGGCTAGGCAAAGGCAAGAAG GGTAAAGCGGTGAACAAGGATAGATTTATCTCAAAAATGTTCCTTCGTGGAGATTCAGTGATCTTAGTATTAAGAAATCCTCTTGCTACTGCTGCCGGTAAATAA
- the LOC113494728 gene encoding LOW QUALITY PROTEIN: disintegrin and metalloproteinase domain-containing protein 12 (The sequence of the model RefSeq protein was modified relative to this genomic sequence to represent the inferred CDS: inserted 2 bases in 1 codon) translates to MLTMSRKTFSVKMFSDNVCVVCLVHLLLLLVLTKGGAEAQDLKPPATDFNKHSIVTPIVHHGRTKREIHTTRDESGAHHQEVTVRVPIDGQEYVLDLRLNHDLITDNHVLRYQKNGKTVLHKPKKEDIDLCQYSGSVRDRPGSWVAVSTCHGVRGIVFDGQKMRYIEPAEGPGIQSQHYVYDHSDLNTVGHCGYNGGVTNNSNYDPQLFQKYHAEKDLHKSRISRYKRSTEDTQVRGPYNANKLSRYVELVLVADNREYKANGENIETVYRQMKDVANIINSVYSPLNIFIALVGVVVWTERDEISLEENGDRTLNNFLGYRKVELVRDMPNDNAQLLTRQKFNDGVVGKALKGPICTYEFSGGVSTNHSEVIGLVATTIAHEMGHNFGMEHDTDELCECPDQKCIMSPSSTSVTPTHWSSCSLNSLALAFERGMDYCLRNKPKRLFESPTCGNGFVEPGEQCDCGSSAVGSGASCRACCDPATCMLRSNATCGAGMCCDLQTCRPKSAGTVCRSADKECDLPEYCTGHSEFCPDDVFKMDTTPCGRGAEKAYCVRGSCRSHSDQCRLLWGTTGESSHTKCYTSTNVKGNKSGNCGYDRLNQRYIPCSSRDAMCGMLQCRHLNERLEFGMESVALLSAVFINNNGTIIPCRTAIIDLGLGDVDPGLVPDGAQCGEGMMCLNQRCESVAAVRDRISTLDSSVCPSNCSGHGVCNSLGQCHCDAGFAPPLCSLPGTGGSYASGPATDPTIQRNFMVAMYVIFLGIIPGILLVLFLIYYSRHNVLLWWKKPRKSAPSPKKASLQHRLSRSASKFAANFQNSTQNNAQPVNVHTLSNPDDMSSSLLRSDSDRSPPGNINPSVNFFGNFKGFSLTPIDKNAAAEKEDTEPIAQKPVKSIAESLKSAKITPVHRSGSNSQNIITQGVLKPVLRSAPPLPVVPTTAKTSPKTSPSVKRTNSTVQNKIKALMSVEKTEEVSPPTLSNPPPRPVISSPILEASTCTAKELISPLQGSKTLGPIRAAPTIPTSPDFPKRPLSMHSAGVPQKPLPEEPKKVREGISLNRIASFLKHDKPKEKERNPVERSHSLPKNPNNQVKVPKVDKVAFRNMQISNPILQKEIELPVNTVPVVSDSEDGDDPKSFVNRAQSMRAPATQKTAIQSFGSMRQAPPAPRPLSVVGRPTAPPPPLPNHSDPVPPPKPEPEIKSTDYVDCIEEKQAPLAHIAEESMDNIYAVIEESPEKHSKPLPGVPPPVKTAPQPPPEGYNAPKPMPSNSGSSESMGLLGEIVNEIQNRNFESIYSASTLSRKKEKERKARAAGXENNRDSTYMNSEHYKTPESVYSNSGAKSNVSTTSSGYLHPSAVNVPTYLKKDEPKEEDKAPPLPGPNSKIPTFSRQVTPPNIKNTSTFRNVPQSPKTVKNGNFTPKITNSPDVVSSCTLPDMKNVKPPDVINNNKLPNDTTKVTAKPAVTVKPNDNRPPLRPAPTEPKKQNKTTPPLKPVNSNSNLNKTTDKNPPSNRAISKVDSNVKAIADNLNKNKPKVVPKPPTIVQRTDNKPNQTKLTAKPSNVASLQQKFENRKSLGKEVVVTKK, encoded by the exons aacCACCTGCCACAGACTTCAACAAGCACAGTATAGTCACACCAATCGTGCATCATGGCAGAACGAAAAGAGAAATACATACGACGAGAGACGAG aGCGGTGCACATCATCAAGAGGTCACAGTAAGAGTCCCTATTGACGGTCAGGAGTACGTCCTGGACCTCCGACTGAACCACGACCTTATCACAGATAACCATGTACTTAGGTATCAGAAGAACGGAAAAACTGTCTTACATAAACCTAAGAAAGAG GACATAGACTTATGCCAGTACTCGGGCTCAGTGCGAGACAGACCTGGGTCCTGGGTGGCTGTCTCCACGTGTCACGGCGTACGGGGAATCGTCTTCGATGGACAAAAGATGAGATACATCGAACCAGCTGAAG GTCCTGGAATCCAGTCACAGCACTACGTCTACGACCACTCTGATCTGAACACGGTGGGCCACTGCGGGTACAATGGTGGTGTTACAAACAACTCGAATTACGACCCACAGCTCTTCCAGAAGTACCACGCCGAAAAGGACTTGCACAAAAGTCGAATTAGCCGg TACAAGAGGTCAACAGAAGACACTCAAGTCCGAGGTCCATACAACGCGAACAAACTGTCGAGATATGTGGAACTGGTGCTGGTTGCCGACAACCGAGAGTACAAGGCCAATGGCGAGAACATCGAGACCGTGTACCGCCAGATGAAGGACGTcgctaatattattaattcg GTATACTCCCCTTTAAACATCTTCATAGCATTAGTGGGCGTGGTCGTATGGACAGAGCGAGATGAGATATCATTAGAGGAGAACGGTGATAGGACCCTCAACAACTTCCTAGGGTACCGGAAGGTCGAGCTCGTGCGAGACATGCCCAATGATAATGCTCAGCTGCTTAC CCGCCAAAAATTCAACGACGGTGTCGTGGGCAAAGCTTTAAAGGGTCCGATTTGTACTTACGAGTTTTCCGGCGGAGTGTCAACGAATCACTCCGAGGTCATTGGTTTAGTGGCCACGACTATAGCTCACGAGATGGGACACAACTTTGGAATGGAGCACGATACGGACGAACTGTGCGAGTGTCCCGATCAGAAGTGCATCATGAGTCCGTCAAGCACATCCGTCACGCCGACGCACTGGTCCTCATGCAGTTTGAATTCCTTGGCGTTGGCGTTTGAAAGGGGAATGGATTATTGTTTGAG AAACAAACCGAAGCGCCTATTCGAGTCGCCAACCTGCGGCAACGGCTTCGTGGAGCCGGGCGAGCAGTGCGACTGCGGCAGCAGCGCGGTGGGGTCGGGGGCCAGCTGCCGCGCCTGCTGCGACCCCGCCACCTGCATGCTGCGGAGCAACGCCACCTGCGGGGCCGGCATGTGCTGCGACCTGCAG ACGTGTCGCCCTAAATCAGCGGGCACCGTATGCAGATCAGCTGACAAGGAGTGCGACCTGCCCGAGTACTGCACGGGCCACTCCGAGTTCTGTCCCGACGACGTGTTCAAGATGGACACCACGCCCTGCGGGAGAGGCGCCGAG AAGGCGTACTGCGTGCGTGGGTCGTGCCGCTCGCACTCGGACCAGTGTCGCCTGCTGTGGGGCACGACGGGCGAGAGCTCGCACACCAAGTGCTACACCAGCACCAACGTCAAGGGGAACAA GAGTGGCAACTGCGGCTACGACCGCCTCAACCAGCGTTACATTCCGTGTTCGTCACGTGACGCTATGTGCGGCATGCTGCAGTGTCGCCATCTCAACGAGAGGCTCGAGTTCGGCATGGAGTCCGTAGCGCTGCTGTCCGCTGTCTTCATCAATAATAATG GTACGATAATACCTTGCCGAACAGCTATTATAGACTTGGGTCTCGGCGACGTGGACCCGGGTTTGGTGCCCGACGGTGCGCAATGCGGGGAAGGGATG ATGTGTCTAAACCAACGCTGTGAATCAGTGGCCGCCGTCAGAGACAGAATATCGACTCTGGActcgtccgtctgtccgtccaaCTGCTCCGGCCACGGCGTCTGTAACTCATTGg GTCAATGTCACTGCGACGCTGGTTTCGCTCCGCCGTTGTGTTCTCTGCCTGGCACGGGAGGATCTTACGCTTCTGGTCCCGCTACAGACCCCACCA TCCAAAGAAACTTCATGGTGGCGATGTACGTGATATTCCTGGGCATCATCCCGGGGATCCTGCTGGTGTTGTTCCTCATCTACTACTCCCGCCACAACGTCCTCCTCTGGTGGAAGAAGCCGCGCAAATC GGCCCCGTCACCGAAGAAAGCAAGTCTACAACATCGCTTATCACGAAGCGCGAGCAAATTCGCGGCTAATTTCCAAAACAGTACTCAAAATAACGCTCAACCCGTCAATGTCCACACTCTGTCGAACCCGGACGACATGAGCTCAAGCCTCCTTCGCAGCGACTCGGACAGAAGCCCTCCCGGTAATATTAACCCTTCAGTTAACTTCTTCGGCAATTTCAAAGGTTTCTCTCTAACCCCTattgataaaaacgccgccgctgAAAAAGAAGACACGGAACCGATCGCTCAGAAACCAGTTAAAAGTATAGCGGAGAGCTTAAAAAGCGCTAAAATAACGCCCGTCCATAGAAGCGGGAGTAACAGCCAGAATATTATTACTCAAGGGGTTTTAAAGCCGGTTTTAAGAAGCGCTCCGCCTTTGCCAGTTGTGCCTACGACAGCTAAAACCAGCCCGAAGACCAGCCCGTCAGTCAAACGCACTAACAGTACCgtacagaataaaattaaagcgTTAATGAGTGTGGAGAAAACGGAAGAAGTTTCTCCTCCCACTTTATCAAACCCGCCACCGAGACCCGTGATCTCCAGCCCTATTCTAGAAGCTTCTACTTGTACAGCTAAAGAGCTCATTTCTCCACTCCAAGGTTCGAAAACTTTAGGCCCTATTAGGGCTGCCCCAACCATCCCTACATCTCCAGACTTCCCAAAAAGACCTCTCAGTATGCATTCAGCTGGTGTGCCTCAAAAACCTCTTCCCGAAGAACCAAAAAAAGTTAGGGAAGGAATATCCTTAAACCGTATAGCATCGTTCCTCAAACATGATAAACCTAAAGAAAAAGAACGGAACCCGGTCGAGCGCAGCCATTCTTTACCGAAGAACCCAAATAACCAAGTGAAAGTACCTAAAGTGGATAAAGTGGCGTTCAGGAACATGCAGATATCGAACCCTATACTACAGAAAGAGATAGAGCTACCGGTGAACACTGTACCAGTGGTGTCTGATTCTGAAGACGGCGATGACCCGAAGTCGTTCGTGAACAGAGCGCAGAGTATGAGGGCTCCAGCGACGCAAAAGACAGCTATACAGAGCTTTGGTTCAATGAGACAAGCGCCACCTGCACCCAGACCGTTATCAGTAGTAGGTAGACCCACAGCTCCTCCACCCCCCTTACCAAACCACTCCGACCCAGTCCCACCACCGAAACCAGAACCAGAAATCAAGTCAACTGATTATGTTGACTGCATTGAAGAGAAACAGGCTCCGCTAGCACATATAGCTGAGGAATCCATGGATAATATATACGCGGTTATCGAAGAAAGTCCTGAAAAGCACTCGAAACCTCTACCAGGCGTCCCACCCCCCGTCAAAACAGCCCCGCAACCTCCCCCTGAAGGTTACAACGCACCAAAACCGATGCCTTCGAACTCAGGAAGTTCAGAAAGCATGGGATTACTCGGAGAAATTGTCAACGAAATACAGAACCGCAATTTCGAATCTATCTATTCGGCTTCAACGCTGtctagaaagaaagaaaaggaGAGAAAAGCCAGGGCCGCGGG TGAGAACAACAGAGACAGCACATACATGAACTCGGAACATTATAAGACGCCTGAGAGTGTTTATAGCAACTCGGGAGCGAAGTCGAATGTGTCTACTACTAGTAGCGGGTACTTACATCCTTCAGCTGTCaacgtacctacttatttaaagAAAGATGAGCCAAAAGAAGAAGACAAAGCTCCACCATTACCGGGACCCAATTCTAAAATACCAACGTTCTCGAGACAAGTGACACCGCCGAACATAAAAAACACTTCGACCTTCAGAAACGTCCCACAATCACCGAAAACAGTGAAGAATGGTAACTTTACCCCAAAAATTACGAACAGCCCTGACGTCGTGTCGAGCTGTACGCTACCCGACATGAAAAATGTGAAGCCTCCAGACGtgattaacaataataaattaccgAACGACACGACTAAAGTGACCGCCAAGCCAGCCGTGACCGTCAAACCGAATGACAACAGGCCGCCGCTACGACCCGCGCCTACAGAACCCAAGAAACAAAACAAGACTACCCCCCCTCTCAAACCAGTCAATTCTAACTCAAACCTAAACAAAACCACAGATAAGAATCCGCCCTCCAACCGTGCCATCTCAAAAGTAGACTCTAATGTTAAAGCAATAGCggacaatttaaataagaacaaaCCTAAAGTAGTCCCCAAACCCCCCACTATCGTCCAAAGGACTGATAACAAACCCAATCAAACGAAACTGACAGCCAAACCATCGAATGTTGCCAGTTTACAGCAGAAATTCGAAAATAGAAAGTCGTTAGGTAAAGAGGTTGtcgttacaaaaaaatag